In Dermacentor silvarum isolate Dsil-2018 chromosome 2, BIME_Dsil_1.4, whole genome shotgun sequence, the following proteins share a genomic window:
- the LOC119440569 gene encoding ornithine decarboxylase yields the protein MKFAAEKGVTLMTFDCIEEMHKVKDMKASGNCYFLRRLLLRIKTDDNGCKISFNDKFGCSVDDARQILKSALDLNCNVVGVTFHVGSVYENPEIFGRAIAQARIVFDIAADIGKPMTVLDIGGGFPGGVRSNHKFMQACESVQRTIDEHFPESSGVQIIAEPGQFFCTSAYSLVVRVVGKRRSDALIDGVSHRRQDVFLNESKNNCISLIHEFLDVKIMPLEEPRERPMDVLTTLWGSTCNPLDRIDAMKLFFDVHVDEWLVMDNMGAYTLSFVCGFNGTGFPTVHYIAPPSNISLVRETVERSSIRSGYLQPQDALKRKLLGVKPKLVNGNYCTVM from the exons ATGAAGTTCGCTGCGGAAAAGGGTGTCACACTGATGACTTTTGATTGCATCGAGGAAATGCACAAGGTGAAAGACATGAAGGCCAG TGGAAACTGTTACTTCCTCCGCAGATTGCTTCTTCGAATAAAAACCGACGACAATGGTTGCAAAATATCGTTTAACGACAAATTCGGCTGCTCCGTGGACGATGCAAGACAGATTTTGAAGTCGGCGCTTGACCTTAATTGCAACGTAGTTGGGGTCAC GTTCCACGTGGGATCCGTCTATGAGAACCCGGAGATATTTGGCCGCGCAATAGCGCAGGCCAGGATCGTGTTCGACATAGCAGCAGATATTGGAAAGCCTATGACGGTGCTTGACATCGGAGGTGGTTTTCCAGGTGGAGTGCGCAGCAATCATAAGTTTATGCAG GCTTGCGAGTCCGTCCAGCGGACAATCGATGAACACTTCCCGGAGTCGAGCGGAGTGCAGATCATTGCGGAGCCGGGCCAATTCTTCTGCACATCTGCATACTCCCTCGTCGTCAGAGTCGTTGGCAAGAGACGCAGTGATGCACTAATCGACG GGGTTTCCCATCGTCGCCAGGACGTCTTTCTCAATGAGAGCAAGAACAACTGCATTTCTTTAATCCACGAGTTCCTCGACGTGAAAATAATGCCGTTGGAG GAGCCACGGGAGCGGCCCATGGACGTGTTGACCACACTGTGGGGTAGCACGTGCAACCCCCTAGACCGCATCGATGCGATGAAACTGTTTTTCGACGTgcatgtcgacgagtggctcgtGATGGACAACATGGGTGCATACACGTTGAGCTTTGTCTGCGGCTTCAACGGAACCGGATTTCCCACTGTTCACTACATAGCACCACCGTCGAACATCTCTTTAGTTCGCGAAACTGTTGAACGTTCTTCTATACGCAGCGGCTACCTCCAGCCACAGGACGCTCTCAAGAGGAAACTGCTCGGTGTCAAACCAAAACTCGTCAACGGGAACTACTGTACAGTCATGTGA